The genomic region TGCCCGTGGCCCTGACCGAAATATCCTTGCCTTCGATCGAGATCGTGCCATCCTTCTTCATTGCAATGGCTGCCGAGCCGCACTTGATGACGATCGAGTCGCCGGCTTCGATCAGCAGATCTTTTCCGATCTTGATCACGCCGTCCTCACCCACCTCGACCGCGCTGCCCTTGGCGATCTTCACCGCCCGGGCCCCTCCGATCTCGGTTGCATCGTCCTCGCCGATCTTTGCGCTACGGCCCTTGCCGATCTCGCTCGTCTGTCCGCCGCCAATCTCGATGCTCTGGTCAGCGCCGATCTCCCAGCTGTCGGATGTACCGATGTCATGGCTCTGGCTGATACCGACGCTGACCGATCGCGACGCGCCGATGGAGTTCATCTGTGCCGCCCCGACCGATCGGGCTTCAGAGGCCCCAACCGTATCGATCCGGCCCGCACCCACGGTGACCGTCTGGACGATGCCAACAGTCTGGGTGTGGTTGGAACCAATGGTCTCGGTGGAATTCGCGCCGATTTCGATCGTCTCGTCCGCGCCGACGGTGAGAGAGCGGTTGATACCCACCGTCTCGGTATCGTTGGAGCCGATGTTGACGGTGCGGTCGACGCCCACTTTGGTCGTCTTGTTGTTGCCGACGTCCTCGTCGAGGTTCACCCCGACAGAGTGCTTGGCATTGTTGTCGATGCGGTCCGCTTGGTCGTGCTGGACCAGCTTGCTGCGGTCGTTCTTGATCAGCAGGTTGTGGTCCTTCTGCGCCTGGAAATAGACCTCTTCCGATCCCGCCTTGTCCTCGAAACGCAGTTCGTTCCAACCTCCGCCGCCAGGCGAGGAATTCGTCTTCAACCCGGACTGGGTGGCATTTCCCGGCAGCTCATAGGGAGGCATCTCCTTGCCGTTATAGACCCTGCCGGTGATGATCGGTCGGTCGGGATCTCCCTCGAGGAAATCGACGATAACCTCCTGGCCGATGCGGGGGATCTGGATGAAGCCCCAGCCCCCACCCGCCCAGGTTTGCGAGACCCGCACGAAGCAGGAACTGTTCTGGTCCTTCTTGCCGAGGCGGTCCCAGTGAAACTGCACCTTCACTCGCGCATATTTGTCCGTGAAGATTTCCTCGCCCGAAGGGCCGACCACCGTCGCGGTTTGCGGACCCCGCATGATCGGCCGACGCGTGGTGCGCGGCGGCCGGTAAGTAGCGGAAGTCGGCGCGATCTGGAGCGTCGCGCGAAAGCTTTCTTCCTCTGCATAAACGGCGGGGCGGTAGCCTGGGTCAAACAGGCGGTAGTCGGCGCGCAGGACGACATGCTCCGTGTTCTGATCCTTGCGCGGGAAATTTTCCAGTTTGAAGTTGCAGCCCGAAGCGAGCCCCCGCACGGTGCCGGCGGCGGCGATGCGCTGATGGGCTGCCTGAATTTCCTCGCGCCGCACCACGGCGACGGTATCACCGCGTCCCACTGTTAGATGGGCGCCGGGATGGCGATAATACTCTCCCTGCGATTGCGCGTGAGCAAACGGCTGCGCCGACTGCGCCATCAGGTCGGCGCCGGGCTTGGTGAAATCGTAATCCGTGTGGGCATAGGTGCCCGGCTGGACGGAACTGGTTAACACCCACTCCGTGATATATTCCTGGTCTCGGCGCAGTGGTTCTCCTTCGGCGCGGAACTTGACCGTCGCATAACCCGGCGCAGGCTTCAGCTTGTTCATGGCGTCGGCAAGTATGAGGGTGTGTTCTCCCTCGCCATATTCGAAGAAGTACATGATGCCTTCATGCTCGAGCAGCCGCTGCACGAAGTCCAGGTCGGTTTCGTCATACTGCACGCAGTATTCCCGTGCCTCGTAGGAACCCTGCAGCCGCTTCTCGAACTTGGCGGGCTTATATTTCGAGAATATCTGCTCGACGATCTCCACCACATTCATGTTCTGGAAGATGCGACAGTCGGTGGTGTTACCCAGCAGCCAAAGCCAAGGCCGCAGCTCCGCCTCGTAATAGGCAAACCCTTCTTCGATGCGGGTCAGGCGAAAGTCTGAAACGAGGCCGCTGAACCACCGCTTCGGGTCTCCTGCCTCCCCCTCAACCGAAATTGGCTTTCCAAGAAGCCTCAGGGCGTCGACGTTCGCGTCGGGGCTGATAAAACCGACGGTGAAGGCAAAACACCTGCTGATCTCGTCATGGCCGATAAGGTGCGTGAAGGTCAGCGTCGCTGGTCCAAGCGGCGTCTGGACGGTTGTCTTGCGTTGTTCGTCCATGCGGAGAGTGCCCCTGTCTCGTGACGCCGGCAGTCCTGGATCATGAACTTACCATAAAGACCCACCACCTCGAAAGACGCATGGCTATTGCACCGGGTCTATCTTCTGCGGGCAAATGATCCGGCGATAAATGCATCGGCCTGGACACGCAAAGCCATTTTTGGAGTGGCTTCCTCTAGGTTTGATCCTTTTTCCCCCATGCGAAGTTGCAAAGATTGCATTACTATGGAGGCATTATTCTTGCCGCTCATCAGGACAACGAAGTCAACAAGCTGGGTTTACCTGCCATGATGCAAAGAAGTTCCTACTTTCGGCCGAAATGGATATTCTTGGTTCCGCTGTTGGCGCTGTTCTTAACGGCATTCTCGCAGATGGCCTATGCGGAGCGCAAAGCCGCCATCGTGGTGGGGAACGGCGAATACGAATTTGCGCCTCTCGCTAACCCGAAAAACGATTCCAAGCTGATTGCCGCGACACTCACGGAGCTTGGTTTCGATGTTCTGCTTTTCTACGACGTCAAGAAAGCCGCCGCTGGCGATCTCGAAAATGCCATCCGCAGCCATCTTCTCGGCGCTGATCTTGCTATCCTCTACTACGCGGGACACGCGCTGCAGTACGAAGGGCGAAGCCTGCTGCTACCCGTCGATGTACGAACCGGATCTGCTAAGGAAGTCATCGATGACGCCATGGTTCTCAATGACCTCATTGACATCGTCAAGGACGACCCGGTCGGCGTCAAGCTGATCATTTTGGACGCCTGCCGCAATAACCCGCTCACCTCGGAAAAGGGACTGCGACAGGGATTGGCAAATATCGAGGCCGGCGCAGGTCAGGTTCTCATCGCCTTCGCCACAGGCGCCGGCGAAGTAGCTTACGACGGCACCGGAGTGAACAGCCCTTATTCTTTGGCGCTGGCCAATGCGCTTCAGCAGCCGGACCTCGACATCTACGACACGTTCCGAACGGTGCGCGGAGACGTGCGCCTTGCCACCAACGGATCGCAGATACCGTGGATCACAGGCTCCATCGAAACAAAATTCGTCCTAAAGCCGGGCGGCGCCGACAAACCAGCACCCGAGGTCCCGGGGGGCGATGGCGAGCTGACTATTGACCAGGTCCTCTGGTATTTCATTCAAGATAGCGCGGATCCAACGGATTTCGAACGTTTCGCCAAAGTGTTTCCGAAGAGCCAGCTTGCGGGTGAAGCGCTCAAACGTAGCAGTCTGCAGGTTGCAGAGTTGCAGAAGCGCGGGCTTTTTGTCAGCGGCGCACTTGCCGCCACCCCGATTTCCACCGAACCGCCGTCCGATGAGGCTACTGCAGCCGCTGGAGCGGAATTTATTTTTCAGCAGGCCGGCGAGCGCGCCGTCAGCGAGACTTTTCGTATCTGGCCACGCGAAATGCCCGACACGCAAAGCGGCATGAAGACGCTCGTTACGGATTGCGATCTATATGCAGCCGATCCCAACGATCCTCAACGCGTGGTACCCGGTGTTACGAACGGGCTGGTGAACGTCCGCGACGGACTGCGCTCTTGCGGCTATGCGCTCGCTGCAGACCCCAGCAACCCACGCCTGCAATTTCAGTTAGCCCGCGTCCTCGAAATAGCGAAACGCTATGACTGGGCGGAGCATTTCTACGAACTTGCCAGCCAGCAGCAATACAGCGCCGCTTTCGTCAATCTCGGTTACATGGCCCGGGCCGGTGTCGGCCGGGAGGTCGATTACAAGCGTGCCTTGGATTTCTACATGAAGGCGGCACCGCTCGGAAATCTCAGAGCAAGGACGAATGTGGGAACCGCTTACATCCGCGGTCAAGGCGTGCCTCAAAATCCCGAAGAGGGGATCCTGTGGTACAGACTTGCAGCATCAAGCGGCTGGTCGAATGCGATCACGGCGCTCGGCGACAGCTTCCGTCGCGGTACCGGCGTGAAGAAGGATGATGTGGAGGCGACGAGGCTTTATGCTGCAGCCGCTGATGCAGGTCAGATCGACGCCATGACGAATCTCGGCCGTGCCTATGTCAGCGGCTTGGGTGTCAAGAAAGATGTCAAGCGGGGCTATGATCTGATGATCCGCGCGACCGAAATGGGTAACCAATATGCGCCCTTCTACGCAGCACGCCTTCTCGTGAAGGGCGAAGGCAACGTTCCTCGCGATGCCAATCGCGCACTTGCCCTGTTGGAACTGTCGGCACGCCGAGGCTTCGAGGACGCCTATCTGGAACTCGCCAAGGGTTACGAGGCGGGCAGTTTGAGCCGTGGAAAGCCGGATTTGCAAAAGGCATATTTCAACGCAATGCTCGCCACTCGTTTCAAGGTCGAAGAGGCAGAACGGACCAGGTCTTCGGTGGGTGAAAAGCTGAACGCTGCCACGCGAAAGGAAATCGAGGCAGAAGTCGAGCTTTTTGTTCAGCAGAATGGACTTTGAGGAACGCAGGAATGGCTTTGCGCTGGATCATAGACAAAGTTGGCTGGTTTTTGCCGTTCGGCAGGCGCAGGAGAAATGCCCGGATCGTCGATCCGGGCGATGAGGAGGACAGCCTCCTTTATGTCCTGCAAGATCCGGACGAGGAAGCCAAGCCTAGGAGCCTTATTTCTGTCCTCGGCATGATGCCCGCCAATCTCTTCGAGATCCTTGATACGGCCGTGGAGGCTTGCAGGGCAAATGGCGAATTTCCTGTTGTCGTTCTGTCAGAACTCCGTCCCGATCTAATCGCTGCAAGTTCCGCCCCTTTGGAATTTCTCCCTGCCCGGGGCTACCTTCCTTCGCTCTCCCCCGAAATCTATGGAAGATACACTCGCCGGCGCTGGTCATTGATCCTCGCGAAATGGGACATCTCCAGCGAAATAACACTTTCATCGACTGTCGAGGAGTTTCTTGCCGACCAGCTGAGCGCCGATGCGTCCATTCGCTCACCTGCGAGCAATCGAGGCATGCAGCGGGCGGTCAGCGCGGATACTGAAGATAAGCTGCTCGATCGCATTCGCGGCCATGGCGGCGCCATTGACGTAACTCACGCGAGCTAATCGCCGGCGAACCTCGGTGCGGAAGGCCTCAGATAGCGCCAGATCGAGCGTTGTCTCCACACGATCGACCTCCGAGTACCGCAGGCAAAGACCCAAGCCTGCTGTTTGGGCATAAACAGCGCGAAGATGCTGGTCATCCATTTCCGGCGCTTCGTTGGGCACGAAGATCGAAGGGATTCCTCCCAAGATGCTTTCATGGAAGCTATTGTACCCGGCAGTGGTGATGAGAAGGTCGATCGCGCTGACATATTCAGCCAAAGGGTAAACGCTTGTGCGCAAAACGCCCGGCCATTCCTGCTTGGAAGGTTTCGCGAGCGGATTGAGAATCTGAACTGTTTGTATATTCCGCCTCACCAGGCCGGAAAAAATTAGGCCGGGCACATCCTCAAAGTCAAAGTTGCGTTGCGAGCCTAGTTGTACCGCGACAGTAAAGCGGCCCGGGTCGACACCTAGCTTGCTGGCAGCTTCGCTCCTGGGCAGTCCCGTCCCTGGATCCAACAGAAGCACAGGCGGGACGGCGACAGTCCCCAGCATATCGCGTGTCGGACCATGGTCTTCGTCATGAGCAAATTCGCCCGGCTCGATCACCATGTCGAATATATCCTGGGAAGCTGGGTCAAGGTCGTGGTCAAGGCGCCACAAGGCACGCCGGATCCAAAACCAGGCCAGATCGCGACGGCATTCGGCGACAGCAATCAATCCTGGAAACGGCCGGTTCCCATCGAACACCACCGCCGAAACATCAAACGCCTCCACGGCCGTCAACAGCTCTTGCGCATATGCCCTATTCCAACTGTCGTCCGTCACTCCGATCGCCAGGCCGGAAGGAGTATAGTCAACAGCGTGACCTCGCGCATAAGCCAATGCGGATCCGGACGATCGGGTAAAGAAAATAGGATCGGTGTCATCGGGAAGACGCTCTGCGATAGCCATCAGACGTGTGATATGTCCGAGCCCGATGCCGTTTGTCGCGACGAATAGTATCCGCCGCTTTTTGCCCATACGCCGTGGCAATGATCGGGGCGCCTTGCCTTCGGCGGTTTTGCCGGCTAGATGGCTGTTGCCCGCGGATCTGCTGCATTTCAGGGCGCAGGGCCGGGACAGTTCAAGATCATCGCATAGGCGTGCCATGCGGTGCGGGTATTGATCGATCGCAAACTTTCTCCGGACAAGCTCTCGCGCGGCATTTGATTGTTGGAGATAGGTCGAAGGTGAAGCGACAAATCGCTCGATGAGGTTCCGCGTTTCGGCAACGTTGCAATAGACGGCGCCATCTTCGAAGAGGCCTTCAAATGAAGGATCGAGCACCGTCACCAAACCGCTCGCCATTGCTTCCGCGATACATACGCCGAAGGCTTCCACCCACTGCGGGCTGTGAAAATAAACATAAAAATCAAGGCGCCTGAGAAAGTCCGATACGCTGTTCTGCGCGAATGGACTGATCTGCCAGTTCGAGCCTATCCAGGGTTGGATTGACGTCGGGGCTCCGCCCAACACCTTGATGGCGAAATTGGGTATGTCGGGATAGGCCGCCCGTAGCTCATCTGCGGAACTGGGCCATTTCGCCGGGTCCGCTCTCGTGTGGCGCCCCAAATTGACGGTACCTCTCGGACCTGTTCGCTGGGGAGATGCCCATTCACCAAGGTCAATCATGTTCCACAAATCGTGCCGGAGCAGCGCCGGACTTTCGGTTCCGATACTGTCGAACTGGGATCGAACCTTCGGGCCAACGGGAGCAAACATGACCGGAACACCAAAGAGCCGATCCAACACGCGTTCCACGACCGCCAGATCGTATTGCGGAACCCGATTGCCGTCGAACAGAGGATGATGGACCACACACACGACACGGCGAGGCTGCAAACGCACCGGCGAACTCGGCATTCGCTCGAACACTGCAGGATGGTGAGCCAGAAGAATGTCGCAGGTAGCGTCTTCGGATCCTGTGAGCCAAACAGTATTCGATTGCTCGATAGCTGTGGCTGTACGACTGTCGAAGACACCGAGCTCACGCGTGCGCTGCCCCAAAAAAGGCAGCAGGCCACAGCTCACCCCCCACTGTTTCGCCGCCTTCAGCTCAGCTCTCAGTGCGCTCGACGTACCGCCGTGAAATCGTGGGTCAGCAGCATGAACAACGTCAAAATGCACGGCTAACCCCAATATTGTGTCCGCTCAGCTTCGCGGCCTGCCGCCTCTCCCTCAACGAGATCGAAGAGCGTCCCCAAGTTCCAGATGCGACGGCACTTTGCTCCTTGAAAGACGCAGTCTATGAAGCAGGGCAGACAGCGCTAGTACACTCGCCGTCCCCAAAAATCTCGCCGAGGTTGGGTCGCCAATTTCCGTACTGTAACAGGCTGCTTTTGAACCGTCGTCCTCATCCTCTCGACGGCCAACGTCCCGTAACAGCTGCGAGGATATTGAGCGAGGAAAGCCTGGTAGGATTGACGTGTATTCAGCCTTTGTGCCCGCCGCCAAGCGGCAGATTCAGCTGCGCTCGGTCGCGCGCTTTGACAGTTGCTGGGATTGGGTGGCGCCGATGTTAGGTACGGCCAGGACGGCACACATCCCGTCAGAAAGACCGAGAAAAGGACGGCAACACGTTTCAGCATTTGAGAACGCTCCAATCCAGACAGGGCTAAAAACCCACAAGAAAGAGTAGAATAACTATCGCCAAATAACAAGCTCCGCGAAGGGCCGCAAACAGCGATCCGGTGCGTCTAGTGGTTGAGGTAAATGTGACAGCCGTAAGACTCTGCAGCTCTTTCGTTCAGTATTTCCATACGTGGGCGAGAGCGTCAGTTTTAAATATGACATCCGTGCACGATGGCCGTAAATTTGCAATCTCAGATTGATTCTTCGTCTGCTCGACATATCGCCGCCGCTCATCATCCGGAAGCCGACATCGACCTTTCCCCAAGCCGCGCGCATTTAAGCGTCCTCTTCGAAAGGGTCCGCCCTCGACCCGCGCTCGCGAATGTACGAGCGGATGATCTTTTGCTGGATGTCACCCAACGTCAGCATGCTCCTCAAACCGCACGCGCATTTTCTCAAAGCGCGCCTCTCAAATCCGCCTTGCTTCATCGGCTGTCAGCGCGTGCTCTCGCGTGCCCGACACGATGATTTCAAGAACCTCATGCTCGTCTGTGTGCTTGATGAAGCGATCGCCGACATACTCGCCCCGCTTCAGCACCATGACGCGGTCGCCCACGGCGAAGATATCGACCAGGCGATGCGAGATGATGATCTGTGCAACCCCCTGCTTCTTTAGCTCCAGCATGGTTTCGAGCAGGCGCTCGGTCGCCATCACGGAAAGGTTAGCTGTCGGCTCGTCGAGGACCACGACGCGCGGGCCAAAAGAGATGGCGCGGGCAATCGCCACCGATTGCTGGCGGCCACCCGACAGGCTTTCGACCTTTTGGTAGACGGAGTTCACGTCGACCTTGAGCCGTTTCAGCACTTTGTCAGCTTCCGCATACATCTTGCGGCGATTGACGAAAGGACCTTTGAGCGGCCAGCGGCCAAGGAAGATGTTCTGGCCGACATCCATGTTGCCGCACAACGCGAAGTCCTGGTAGATCATCTCGATGCCGACATCCCGGCTTTCGTGCGGGCTTTTGAAATGCACCGGTTGTCCGGCAACGAGGATCTCGCCAGCATCGCGCTGATAGGCACCGGTGAGGATCTTCATGAGTGTCGATTTGCCAGCCGAGTTGTCGCCGACAAGGCCGAGTATTTCGCCGGGATATAGCACGAGATCCACCTTGCGGAGGGCCTGCACCGCACCGAAGGCTTTTTCGATACTCCGCATTTCCACGATCGGCTCGGACGATGTTACGTCAACCATGAGCGATTTCCTTCCCGCTGCGCACTCTTGCGAGACGGGCGAGCAGGTGTCCGAAAATATTGGCTTGGCGTACCCATATGTCGATCAACACCGCGACGATCAAGATGAGGCCGATGAAGACGTTGATCCAATGCTGGGGCATGCTGAACCCCTGGACGTTGAGCTGCATGAGTGCACGCACGAGCGTAATCACGGCCGCGCCTGCGAGGGCGCCGATCATCGTGCCGTAGCCACCGAAGATCGAACCGCCGCCTATGATGACGGAAGCGATGGCGTCAAGCTCGCGGAACTGCCCGGCAACCGGGTTGAAGCTTCGAAAATAGGCGGCGTTGATGATCCCGGCCATGGCCGCACAAAGCGCCGCCAGCATGAGGGCGATGAAACGCACCTGGTCGGTGTTGATGCCGGCATAGGCGGCGGCGCGTATGTTGCCGCCGGTGGCACGGAGCTTGTGTCCGAACGGCATGTAAGCGAGTACGACGCCGGCCATCAGGGCGACGAAAAACATCCAGATCGTCTGGACGCTGACGACCTCGGCCACCGTGCGAAGGATGCCGGGCGGCAGCGAGATGCGGAAATGGAGGAGGATGTCATTCACCTTGCGGCCGAGCAGATTGTAGCCCTCCGGCCAGCCGGCCAGTTGCTGTCCGGCGACGAACCAGGCAGCCAGACCGCGGGCGATATAGTACATGCCGAGTGTGGCGATAAACGCCGGCAACTTGAACCCGACCGTGACGACGGCGTTGACGAAGCCTGCGGCCATTCCCGCAAGAAGGCCCATCGCAATCGCCGTGAATGGATCGGCGCCGAGGACTTTCAAAAAGTAGGCAGCCGTACTCCCGGAAAGGGCAAGGACCGATCCGACGGATAGGTCGATATCGCCCGCGGCAATGACATAAGTGAGCCCGATCGCGATCAGCGCCAACTCGGTATAGTTGAGCAGGATCGCGAAGCTGTTCGACAGGTTCCACCAGTAGTCGGGCCTGAGCGCGACACCCGTTAACCACAGCAAGACAGCCAGGATGATGGCAAGCGAATCACGCCGGCCAAGAAGCCTGCCGAAGGTGGTCGTCGACATCGCCGTGTCGGTTGCCATGGCGCCTTTGGTCTGAACGCCCTCGAGCGCGACGCCGCCAATCTCATAGGCGGGCGGCGGCGGCCTGCCGCGGAGCCACGCCCAGAAGCGCGTTGCAACCTGGCGCCGAATGAGATGGGGTTCAATCAGCACCGCGATGACCAGAAGGAGTCCGAGGAAGACTGGGACAGCACCGACCGGTAGCGAGAATACCGCGTTGACCGTGATTTCCTCATCGCCGATCTTGACCGTGCGCTTGATCGGCCAACCCTCGCGCAGCACCTTGTCGAGAAGGACAACCAGCAGTGCACCGAGGCATGACCCGGCCACGCGGCCACGGCCACCGAGGATTGAAGCGCCGCCGATGATTACTGCGGCGATGACCGTCAGTTCGCCGCTCACACCGTAAAGCGGCGTCACGCCCTTATCCTGCGCGGCGGACATCAAGCCGGCGAGCGTCGCGCAAAGCGAGGAGATCAGGTAGGCCCGGATACGCACCCAGTTCGTCGGTATGCCGGCATAAACCGCTGCCTGCTCATTCCCGCCTGTGGCGAAAGTCTCGTAGCCCCACCGCGTCTTGCCCAACACAAGGGCGCCGATCACCGCGACGACGGCGAAGATCGCAATCTGGTTGTTGAAACCGAAGACATTTGTTTCACCAAGGTGGAAGAACAACGGATAGTCTTTCGCCTTGCCGGGATAATAGATCGCTTGGCCGTGCGTGAGTGCAAGGACGAAGCCGCGGCCTATAAACAATACCGTCAATGTGGCAATGAACGCGGGCACTTTGAGGACCGTGACAAGCACGCCGTTCGCGAGCCCGATCACAATACCTAACGTCATACAGAGGATTATCGCTGTCAGGACGTTGAGGTCGAGAACGTTGGATGCAAACAGCCGGGCAAAGACGACCGCGACCAGGCCATAGGTTGAGCCGACCGAGAGATCGAGATCCTTGTTGACAATGACGAAGGTCATTCCGACTGCAATGATGGCCACCCGAGAGGTGTCGCGAAGTACGGCATGGAACGCCTCCGCCGATCCGAAGAAGGCGGGATTGACGATGGCGCCGCCGAGATAGAGGAGCACGAGCAGGCCCATAAGCCCCGCCTCCCAGCCGCCAATCAGTTGGGATGGTGCGCGCTCGTGCCGGGTCGTCGCGTGAGGCTCCATAGGCGTGTTCTATCCGGCTTTCGCATGCTGCGGGCAGATCGCCCGTCTCCCGCAGCGATTGTGAACGTTGGTTGCGACGTCAATTCTCGAAGCGCTTGCCAACATTTCCGACAGTCTCCTTGGTCACGAGCTGGGCGCGCGTGTCGAGATTGGCGGCCGCGATACCGCGATCGATCTGCAGATAGAGTTGCATGACCGGCCAGAAGCCTTGCAGGAATGGCTGCTGACCAAGCGCGCCGGTCAGGTCGCCGCTGTTCAACGCATCTTGCTGCGCGGGACCGAGGTCGAATCCATATGCGCAGATCTTGCCGGTCATGGCGGTCTGGGCGACCGCCTTGGCAAGGGCCGGCGTGAATACGTTGTTCCCGGCAAAGGCGCCAACCACGTCGCCGCGCGATTCAAACAGCGTGACGATACCGTTCACCGGATCATTCGGGTTGGTGTCGATGCCGGTGTTCTCCGGTCCTGCATCGACCTTGAAGTTCTCCAGCTTGCCTGCATCCTTGAGTCCTTTAACGATCGCGTTGAACGCCGACGTCACGCGATTGTTCACCTCGATGTTGCCCATCGCAGTCGACGAGGGCAGCACGATCGACCCCTTCTCAATGCCTTTGTCCGCCAAGCACTTGACGAGTGCCTCGCCGGCAATTGCGGCAGCAGACGCATCCTGGCCGGTATGGCTGAGCTTACTGCGGTTGAGAATGGTCCCGTCGAAGGAATTTGTGGTGGCAACCGGGATACCCTTCGCTTCGGCGGCTTTGACGATGTCGTTGTAGGCGCCAGCCTGCGGCGTTGTCATGATCAATCCGTCGATCGTCGGGTCCTGCACGATCTGGTTCAGGATTTCAATCTCGCGGGCGGGGTCATCGGTCGGTGATTCAGAGCCGAGCAGCAGGACCTTGGCGCCGATCAGATTGCCGGCAACCGTTGCGCCGACATAGACCGGATCGAAGAACCCATTGCCAGCCGTGTGCGTTACAATTGCAAAGGTCAGATGGCCATCGGCGGAATGGAAATCCTTCGTGCCGGCAGCCTCCTTTGCGGCTTCATCGAAATTGTAGCCGCCAACGGCTTTCTCGACGCTGCCCGATTGCGCGAAGGCATTCGAGACGCCAAGAGACACCGCCGCGGCCGATACCGCGAGCAACAAAATTCGCCTCATGATTGGTCCTCCCTGACCGGGGTCGGAAGGCCATTCGAGCGCACTTATCGAGTTGTTCGAATGCCCTCTTTCCCTATTTGCTAATATTCTAATATGCAGCGCAAATCACGCGGAAGTAAATGGCGAACTCATCATATTGGCGATTTTATTCAATCTCGAAGCGAGTCCGTTCACCGGGTTGAGAGAACGCGTCTGTCGGGCCGGTTGCGAACAATGCCAAGGGCTTGGGGTATCTTAGCGACGTCGTCAGGATCTCGGCTCATTGAGCAGGTTCGGCGATTGGAAGAGGCAACCCACCGGGAAGCCTAATTTGCCATCGGTGTGCTGACAAAGCCTGGACGACCCCTTATGAATTGCGCATGCAAAACGGCATTCTCATAAACGGCCCCGACGCCGCCGAGTTTACGATCCTGCTTGCTCATGGCGCCGGCGGTGCGATGGATTCGCCGTCGATGACGGCTGCGGCCGAAGCTCTGGCAGCCATTGGCTTTCGCGTCGCCAGGTTCGAATTTGCCTATATGGCGGTAAGGCGGACCTCCGAAGGCCGCAAGCCGCCGCCGCGCGCCGACAAGCTCATTGCCGAATATGGTGCCACAATCGAGCGGCTCGGCGTGCGCAGTCCTTTGATCATCGGCGGAAAATCGATGGGCGGCCGCGTTGCCAGCATGATTGCCGACGACCTTTTCGCCAAAGGCAAGATCGCCGGCCTCATCTGCCTCGGCTATCCGTTCCATCCGCCGGGCAAGCCCGACGAGCTCCGCACAAAGCATCTCGAAACGCTG from Rhizobium gallicum bv. gallicum R602sp harbors:
- a CDS encoding alpha/beta hydrolase family protein, which codes for MQNGILINGPDAAEFTILLAHGAGGAMDSPSMTAAAEALAAIGFRVARFEFAYMAVRRTSEGRKPPPRADKLIAEYGATIERLGVRSPLIIGGKSMGGRVASMIADDLFAKGKIAGLICLGYPFHPPGKPDELRTKHLETLKTPALIVQGTRDVFGTRQEVQSYKMSNKIELVWLEDGDHDLRPRKKISGFSLADHLASMAAAVKTWASALAP
- a CDS encoding ABC transporter permease, whose product is MEPHATTRHERAPSQLIGGWEAGLMGLLVLLYLGGAIVNPAFFGSAEAFHAVLRDTSRVAIIAVGMTFVIVNKDLDLSVGSTYGLVAVVFARLFASNVLDLNVLTAIILCMTLGIVIGLANGVLVTVLKVPAFIATLTVLFIGRGFVLALTHGQAIYYPGKAKDYPLFFHLGETNVFGFNNQIAIFAVVAVIGALVLGKTRWGYETFATGGNEQAAVYAGIPTNWVRIRAYLISSLCATLAGLMSAAQDKGVTPLYGVSGELTVIAAVIIGGASILGGRGRVAGSCLGALLVVLLDKVLREGWPIKRTVKIGDEEITVNAVFSLPVGAVPVFLGLLLVIAVLIEPHLIRRQVATRFWAWLRGRPPPPAYEIGGVALEGVQTKGAMATDTAMSTTTFGRLLGRRDSLAIILAVLLWLTGVALRPDYWWNLSNSFAILLNYTELALIAIGLTYVIAAGDIDLSVGSVLALSGSTAAYFLKVLGADPFTAIAMGLLAGMAAGFVNAVVTVGFKLPAFIATLGMYYIARGLAAWFVAGQQLAGWPEGYNLLGRKVNDILLHFRISLPPGILRTVAEVVSVQTIWMFFVALMAGVVLAYMPFGHKLRATGGNIRAAAYAGINTDQVRFIALMLAALCAAMAGIINAAYFRSFNPVAGQFRELDAIASVIIGGGSIFGGYGTMIGALAGAAVITLVRALMQLNVQGFSMPQHWINVFIGLILIVAVLIDIWVRQANIFGHLLARLARVRSGKEIAHG
- a CDS encoding substrate-binding domain-containing protein, coding for MRRILLLAVSAAAVSLGVSNAFAQSGSVEKAVGGYNFDEAAKEAAGTKDFHSADGHLTFAIVTHTAGNGFFDPVYVGATVAGNLIGAKVLLLGSESPTDDPAREIEILNQIVQDPTIDGLIMTTPQAGAYNDIVKAAEAKGIPVATTNSFDGTILNRSKLSHTGQDASAAAIAGEALVKCLADKGIEKGSIVLPSSTAMGNIEVNNRVTSAFNAIVKGLKDAGKLENFKVDAGPENTGIDTNPNDPVNGIVTLFESRGDVVGAFAGNNVFTPALAKAVAQTAMTGKICAYGFDLGPAQQDALNSGDLTGALGQQPFLQGFWPVMQLYLQIDRGIAAANLDTRAQLVTKETVGNVGKRFEN